DNA from Rosa rugosa chromosome 6, drRosRugo1.1, whole genome shotgun sequence:
AAGACAATTTTTTAATTACGTGTCCTTGTAAATTTTAAGTGGGTGTCTCCTATCAGCATTTCTGTAGTAGTGACACTTGATTGACAAAGACCAAACTTTTATGTTTGAATTAGAATGCCACTGCCAACACTTTCTTTGGTCTTTCAATGTCGGCACCTCTTCACAGCTTTTATCTTTGTTGTCTTTTGTTGGCCACACTTTGATACCAAGCACATATTAATTAAGTTTCCTTCAATCTACAACACTAGCCCTGCATTcactttttttaatttccatTCATTCTTATGTCCTTTAATTGTTAGGTACCCGTTCATTCTTATATTCATGATATAGCCTGTAACAGGTAAAAGTGCCTGTATATACAGCAGGGACTGACACCAAACCTTCACAAATAGCTAGGCAAGGTTTAGAGGAGGCCAAAAAGAAGAACATAGATGTAGTAATAATGGATACTGCTGGAAGGCTTCAGGTAATTATTCGAAATATATAATTATCAGGCAGTTCCTAGATGATGCAATGAGAACGTTCACTCCTGCGCCATCTTATTTGGGCTGGAggttttatgttttcaattttttaacaGATCGACAAAGTACTGATAGATGAGTTGAAAGAAGTAAAGCGGGAATTGAACCCCACAGAAACTTTACTTGTTGTGGATGCAATGACTGGCCAGGAAGCTGCAGGTATTCACACTTAACAATTAATCTTTTGTGGGTTTAACATTTATAGTTTAATCACTTCCAGTTACgcatattatatttattttttgttggttCTCAGTTTCCGCTGAATTAGACACGAAAGCAAAATTATCATGTCTTATTATGTTATAATAGGTTGTTTATTTGGGATCCCTCTTTATCGATTTATAGAAGAAAATGTGATTGATCATCTGCAATGTCATGAACACATAAAAGTCTTAAATAGGAAATTGGTTGCTCTATCTAATGTTTGAGATAAAGAAGCAAATTCATATGCACCCGATTGAATTATGAGTTTCCTGGCCATACTCATCATATTGTTACCAATTCGCATGCGATTTGATAATATCCATGTGTCCAAAGATGCAACCAATTCCAATTATGTTTCAAAACTGTAAATTTACCATGCTACGAACAATGCATGTATATATTCCTAGAAGTAGGCTGACTTATCTTCTTTGTGTTTACAGCCCTGGTCACAACATTCAATGTAGAGATTGGGATTGCTGGCACTATTTTAACAAAGCTGGATGGAGATTCTAGAGGTGGAGCAGCTTAGAGTGTTAAAGAGGTTTACTTGTTGGCTTACTTTTCGTTCATAGTATCATTCTGCAACTTCTGCTCCATTTACGTCTTCATCCCACGATTTCTTCGTGCTTTGTCAACTCCTACTGCTGCAACTTTAGGATTTTAATTTTGATAAACCCTTTGGTGCAGGTGTAAAGCAAGGACAGCAGCTACAGTCAAAGTTCCAGAGTTTCAATTTGAGGGTGAGTCTCCGTCTATTTAGACtctgtttattttttcaatCTGAGACTGATTAGCTCATGTTCAACTTATGTTTTGACATCTTGATTCTGAGAGTACTTGTGTATGACCTAGAGGTCATGTGATGGGCCTCTATACCAGCTAGGCTCGGAAATTAAGTCTCTGTGCTTCTATTATTTGACAATAATACCCTATATATGGTTTGACAGCCTTGTCTATATTCTTAATTAAGTTCAGTGTATTGAAGCGCTTCTTTTTGCTTTAACCATCTTATTGGAAATGTATGAACTTTAAAAGGTATGTGCGATCATTTTCTCTTAAATATTAGCTTCTGGAGATGCTTGCTTCATTTTTGTTGTAGCCCTGCTATTCAATACCAGGACTATTGAGGAAGTGTGTATAGCTACAAGTAGAGAacaaattaattgttgtttttaGAGTATGCAAATAACAGCTACTAGGTAGCTGGAAATTCTTAGGTAATACTTTTCTGATTTAGCTATAGGACTATCGAATGTCACAATACTTTTCTGATTTAGCTATATGACTATCGAATGTCATAATACTGGGTATCAGGACTATTGATGAAGTGTGTATAGCTACAAGACTATCAAATGTCACAATACTTTTTCTGATATAGCAGACTGATGACTAATTGCATCTGGTTTTATGCTATtggtttatgattttttttttttttgcagtgaGAAGGAATTATAGAGACCACATACCTTCAAGAAGAAGTCAATGAAGTCCATGATGGGAAGAATTCGTTAGCGATAAGTATCTTTAGACTTTTACAATGTGGATCTTCATCAATTCTGTGATTTAACTCTGTACCTAGTGAAACTTCTTTAATTTGTAGCAAAATTTACCTTTTCCATTACAAGTACCTTTAGACTTTGACTTTTGCAATGTGGATCTTCAGTTCTATACTCTATTAATATATTGCAatttcattttaatttcttgAATTGATGCACTAAAATCATGGTTGAAAAAAATCGTCGTCTCTTTGGCTAGTAGACAATGGATTTATTCTAGAAATTGTTGTAATTTACTATCTTCATCATCACCGACAACGTTATTAATTTAGAAACCGATGTAACATTTTCTCAACACCAATGCTTTTGACGAGAAACTGTTGTGTAATGAAGTTGGAAAATATTTTTCAACTAAAAATCGATGTGTACAATCCTCGAAGCCAACATGTTTTTGGTAACAACCGTTGTGTATGAAAGTTGTTGAAGGCCAAAAGTGATGTGTAAATTATATTACCACATCGGTATGTAAGCGAAAACCGTTATTGAATAATTACATACACAACGGTGCATTTAGTGCTAACGGTATGTGCTGAGTATATCTACAACCATTTCTGACTAAAAGCCGTTGTACTTTATTATGTTCAACATCGGTGAAGTACCGTTGTGGAGTGAAGCTTAAAAAGACAACACTCACCTAGACaacgaaaaaatatttttttagacAACGGTGCGGAACCGTTATCTATTTTCGATTTTGTACTAGTGGGTTGTCAACTTCCGAGGGTTGGCTGCcctctataaatagccgagtgTGTTGAGACTCTAAACAAGATCCAATAGGGGGCATTGAGAagtttggaagaaaaaaaaattaaacttaAACATAAAGTACAAATTATAGTTATTACAATAAAGTTATGGAAAGATCAATATTCTTTTTTGTAATAAAAAAGattaatattttttaaaattatatattttattaatcaaattaTTTGAGTTTTCATGAATAAGGTTTTTTTTCACGATTCTACTAAACGTAATATGTTAAACAatagggagaattccacaaatggtcactcaactatgactcattcgacactttggtcactgaagtttcaaatatatcactttggtcactcaactattacactgtcaatcacttaagtcacCCAAAGAGTatcttttataattttttttaatgaaaaaaattaacaaagtgacttaagtgattgacagtgtaatagttgagtgaccaaagtgatatatttgaaacttcagtgaccaaagtgtcgaatgagtcatagttgagtgaccatttgtgaaattttccctaaacaataaaataatttttcacaaaaaaaaaaaatttgattaacGTTGACTACATATAAAAACTCATTTCTGTGCGGATTCATTACCTAGTCACTAGCTAAATACAGAGTGGGTAGCGgtgtttattatttttaataaaagcCCAGGCCCTCAAGGCATGCCCATTTAACATTTACGGCTGCAAAAGACCAGGCCTATTTTACAGGCCTATCGGATTTTAAATATATTCTTTCGTTTCAAATTCTCCCACCTCGTCTCTCCAACTCTTGCCGTCTCCCCGACTCACCCATTCTATCTCCGATTTTAAATATAAGGTATGTCTTTATTAATTATGGAGTCAATAAAATTATCGAAGTTTGTGAATAAATTCACAACCTGACCTTTGAACAAATTCACTACCTTTGAATTTTTCTTCAATCTCCACGGTTCTGTAGCAAAGCTCTCGTCAGGTATGCCATTTTCTCAACCACGGTTCTGTAGCTACTACTAATCATTCGTATTCATGGTATCTTCCTGAAAGTAAACAAGGCCTTGTTTTCGCCGGAGAAATCGAATTTCGGAAGCGACTGTTCATCAGTGACTGCTaatttctttttgtatttttatattttttttctcttactATTTTTGTTAATCTGGGTTTGCTTTATAGAGTTTGTTAATGAAAGTCCAGGGTTTGCATGTGTAAAATATAGGGTTTATATCAGAGATATAACAAATATGAACATATAAACCTCAACATTGTGTTTGTTGAGGTTCTGTGACAAGGCTTGATTTTGTGAATTTTAGGCAGTTTATTGAGTTTTAGCCGGATTCTTGAGGGTCAATTATCAGTGATTTTCTCGATTTTGATAGTctttacatttttttatttttgagggtttagggtttagaaaGGTTATTGAGGGTAACTAATGAATTAAAAGTGTAATATTTCTTGATTTCTGAGTTTTAGAGATTGATTATCGGGAATCGATAATGAGTGTTTGGATGTTTATAGAGGGTCAGTAACGATTGAaactttacatttttttttattttgagctTCTTCCCTCTTCTTTTGTGTATGATTGATGTACTTTAGTAACGAATTGATATCCTTTTAGAACTACAAACAGATGAAGTCACTGTCTTTGCttatgtgatgccccggaatttcgtatttattttccgaggattttccggaaattaaattgtggttatcggacggtttcgtggctcgtggatggagtggaagtatttcggacgaatttttattcggaaagtatgactttagggggtttgcaaaggttgacttttgaagtgttgagattctccgaaaacttccttcacgaaagttgtagagcgcatcgatacgagttcgtggacatgcggaacgcgagaatcggagttcgtatgaagaagttatgagcttcggaaaaactttccattttggtataaaaggacaaaaatttccggaaattgcaaagaaggccaggtttccattttgggaaacccagCTCTCCCGAGCCCGGTTTCGCCCCTCCAAttcgccggcgtcgttctccctcctccggccaccaatcgacgcgattccaaagggaatcctgctcgcctcagtcccctctacacgtctgtggtggtggttcgtcgtgggaagcaccgtaggcggcgctgcaaggccgagaagaagccgcttcggggatgaaatcgccttgatcggagtcggagattccggccacctttgccggtggttcttgagggcgttgatgcttcccacaaggtggcttgcatcgattcaactcgtggaggccgaattttggaattgaaattcaagggtttcaatcggtccggtttgttctaaggtaaaattcgatcgattggtttataattggattttgttgtagttatgaaagttgaaattggggttgagatgaagaactttggtgttggaagttttgtcaaattccgagtttggtttggcggcggtgccgccactgtggtggtgttttccggtggtttccggccacctcagggatagtttctgttcctgagttcgatctactcgccgatacgagcatttcgatatattgtttgtaatttttggagatcgtatgagcatgttgtgatttttacggtttcggaccgttcgatgtttcgatccgtgaggatttaagcgtcggatcgacttgtggcttggacacatcgatcgtggaagtgttccggagactttgggaggtctcggacgtggtttcgcctcgattggcgtcaccttgggaattttggttcgatttagggtttcgaacgttattcattgtgattcgttaactgaatcagagttctgtttccttaggtacttgccgaagtattctttggacggctattgtgattaactgctttgttctgtattgaagacgcagcgggagtttcgaggtgagtaatctcacaaggttcattatgaacggaatcaccattattgttttggcgttaattatttaactgcaaactatagttggtattagtaggcattcctgagcgaatgactacgtatatatatatttacgtgaaatatatatattcttgtggatgatgtgtgatgaataatatgcatgatggtgttcatattattgttgaatgcgacttttcattgaaacaatattgtggaaaaagatgttttctattgtttgaaaagtattgagtttgatgtgacattttggagtcaagcgtgactcattttaaatgtattggtccttgtaccaagggtcacagatggtgagcagggatggggaaagccggaactagatggtcgtaacgtttttaggtcaggtATGACTTACTTAACAttgacttgagaccagatggggtctgaaaagcatgggtcgtagatggtgaccaacggttggttctaagaccagatggggtctgaagaccaagtgtcacagatggtgataggtcgcagatggtgaccaaaggttgattccgagagcagacggggtctgaatgattataggtcacagatggtgacaggtcgcagatagtGGCCAAGGCATGAAATAGGGAATCACGCAGTTGGCCGGGTAAGTGGGTACGATCAGCTAGGgtgctagtctgtctgccatggtacttcatggatctaagtaggttacttatgactcctgggtacgtactttgtccaggttggactaagaatcatattctatttgttaggttaacgataggtatgattgagggTGTGTTAATGTGCTGttgtgtccaggttggactaagaatcatatgctatttgttaggttaacgataggtatgattgatgtgcgtatgtgttttatccaggttggatcgtttaatcatatttgaattgttaggttaacgatttatatgattttgtcacggtgtgactttcgtGGTTTTCTTTCGgaaaaagagtattgttttgggaggcatggtatgttttccttattctcgagtcgaaagatgttcctcgtgttggcgtgagttgtgcgggcttttatcccgtaatttggtgtgagttgttttgggttactcatacgggcttgcaaaagcttaccgggtttgttgtgtgacaacccggtgcactattcaaacggtgtaggggttaaccttgcaggtcagggtgatcgtggctgaagctgaggcgactgttggcagcagaacgggtaggaagcatatTTGGTTGGCCTTACCAtttttatgacttccgctatgtagtaaactctgaggagcttttacgttttatcttgttgttgacaatttaattcgtaagcttatgtaatatatgactctgtgggcgggtcaatattgacatagtgggttcagggcatcaatatgtatgt
Protein-coding regions in this window:
- the LOC133718256 gene encoding signal recognition particle subunit SRP54, chloroplastic-like translates to MELQLGFQHNRASQHLKLAISFMLSFHENKLAVLTRVLAKACGGAHWVKVPVYTAGTDTKPSQIARQGLEEAKKKNIDVVIMDTAGRLQIDKVLIDELKEVKRELNPTETLLVVDAMTGQEAAALVTTFNVEIGIAGTILTKLDGDSRGVKQGQQLQSKFQSFNLR